A genomic window from Purpureocillium takamizusanense chromosome 2, complete sequence includes:
- a CDS encoding uncharacterized protein (EggNog:ENOG503NV6Y~COG:J~COG:K~TransMembrane:2 (i253-273o293-310i)), translated as MAGTKIQRGTASRRPSATSAKFRSPAAAPSLRTRASLDHDNRRDRGRGPRRSRLPSTIMATYQNGVAPARAAADDSDVEEEVLVAEYKEHVQYEDGEELSQTNSLTMAQQTDDIQSRLVQAAQPLDFSAPLEVKFQSYDSYCSLFHFILNSEGPVDIDPPSRFWAWDVIDEFIYQFNSFSSYRSRIARQASNEEEIQILKENPNTWGCYSVLNVLYSLIQRSQITEQLAAMRRNEESAAVAGEYGSKPLYSMLGYFSIIGLLRVHCLLGDFSLALKTLDDIDLNKKGMLSRVVAAHFTTYYYLGFSYMMMHRYADAIKMFSHILIYISRTKTYQKNPQYDSITKKNEQMYALIAICVAFQPTRLDDTIHSALREKYGDQLLKLQRGGPESLPIFEELFRTACPKFISPVPPDFENPESNIDPVEHHLAIFMDEVKTNMWSPTIKSYLRLYTTMDLSKLAGFLEVKPDELRSWLLVTKQRTKQLRYQDQGLLDGELVNVSDLDYALQGDLIHISEAKVGRKLVDWYLRNLSRTYN; from the exons ATGGCAGGCACGAAAATTCAGCGCGGCACCGCATCACGACGCCCCTCAGCAACAAGCGCAAAATTCCGgtcgcccgctgctgccccttcGCTCCGCACTCGCGCCTCGCTCGACCACGACAACAGACgagaccgaggacgaggaccaaGACGATCGAGGCTCCCATCAACAATCATGGCGACGTACCAAAACGGCGTGgccccggcccgcgccgccgccgatgacagcgacgtcgaggaggaggtcctcgtcgccgagtaCAAGGAGCACGTCCAgtacgaggacggcgaggagctgagCCAGACCAACTCCTTGACCATGGCCCAGCAGACCGACGATATTCAGtcccgcctcgtccaggccgcccagccccTCGACTTCTCCGCGCCTCTTGAGGTCAAGTTCCAGAGCTACGACTCGTACTGCAGCCTTTTCCACTTCATCCTCAACTCGGAGGGCCCCGTCGACATTGACCCTCCCTCG CGATTCTGGGCGTGGGACGTCATCGATGAGTTCATCTATCAGTTCAACTCGTTCAGCTCCTACCGGTCGCGCATCGCACGGCAGGCGTccaacgaggaggagattcAGATCCTCAAGGAGAACCCCAACACCTGGGGCTGCTACAGCGTTCTCAACGTGCTCTACTCGCTCATCCAGCGGTCGCAGATTACGGAGCAGCTGGCCGCGATGCGCCGCAACGAGGaatccgccgccgtcgccggcgagtACGGCTCCAAGCCCTTGTACAGCATGCTCGGCTACTTCTCCATCAtcggcctgctgcgcgtgcactgcctgctcggcgactTCAGCCTTGCCctcaagacgctcgacgacatTGACCTCAACAAGAAGGGCATGCTCTCGCGTGTTGTGGCCGCCCACTTCACCACCTACTACTACCTGGGCTTCTCCTACATGATGATGCACCGctacgccgacgccatcaagaTGTTTAGCCATATCCTCATTTACATCTCACGGACCAAGACGTACCAGAAGAACCCCCAGTACGACTCCATCACCAAGAAGAACGAGCAGATGTacgccctcatcgccatctgCGTCGCCTTCCAGCCcacccgcctcgacgacaccatcCACAGCGCGCTCCGCGAAAAGTACGGCGATCAGCTGCTTaagctgcagcgcggcgggcccgagTCGCTGCCCATCTTTGAGGAGCTGTTCCGCACCGCCTGCCCCAAGTTCATCTCCCCCGTGCCCCCAGACTTTGAGAACCCCGAGTCCAACATCGATCCTGTCGAGCACCACCTGGCCATCTTCATGGACGAGGTCAAGACCAACATGTGGAGCCCTACCATCAAGTCGTACCTGCGCTTGTACACCACCATGGACCTCAGCAAGCTggccggcttcctcgaggtcaagcccgacgagctgcgaTCGTGGCTGCTCGTCACCAAGCAGCGCACCAAGCAGCTGCGGTACCAGGACcagggcctgctcgacggcgagctggtcAACGTCAGCGACCTCGACTACGCTCTGCAGGGT GACCTGATTCACATctccgaggccaaggtcggCCGCAAGCTCGTCGACTGGTACCTCCGCAACCTCTCGCGCACTTACAACTAA
- the RIA1 gene encoding Cytoplasmic GTPase/eEF2-like protein (ribosomal biogenesis) (TransMembrane:1 (i366-387o)~EggNog:ENOG503NU1V~BUSCO:EOG09260BSW~COG:J), whose amino-acid sequence MPVVNPEKLASLQRQSDDIRNICILAHVDHGKTSLTDALLATNGIISPKLAGKIRYLDSRPDEQTRGITMESSAISLYFSMLRRSTPDATPEPKEYLINLIDSPGHIDFSSEVSTASRLCDGAVVLVDAVEGVCSQTVTVLRQTWTEKLKPLLVINKIDRLVTELKMTPSEAYVHLNKLLEQVNAVLGSFFQGERMEEDLNWRERMEERVSAAAAAAAAKASADDLVDDAGELQFEERDDEDIYFAPERNNVIFSSAIDGWAFTCRQFASLYEKKLGIKRGTMEKVLWGSFYLDPKTKKVLGPKHLKGRNLKPMFVQLVLEPVWTVYQATCGGDNGKGDPALLEKVTKSLGLTIPPHIIRARDPRLLLTTVFASWLPLSTALLVSVIESLPSPPAAQAERLPEMLDNSPGSEAIDPTIKEAMVSFKHGTSDPVVAYVSKMVSIPESELPENRRKTTGQMTGEEARELARQKRAEAARAQASREANEVGSLTDALGSASIGDTTQETEEKKVDPEHLIGFARTYSGTLTVGDTLYVIPPKWSPADPTADPKPQEIKVTALYMLMGRNLEALESVPAGVVFGIGGLEGKILKSGTLCSRINGAVNLAGVSMLGQPIVRVALEPVNPADLDKMIHGLHLLVQSDPCAEYEQFSSGEHVLLTAGELHLERCLLDLKERFAHCDIQAGAPIVPYRETIVRAEEMRPPVNKDLGRGVVVGTTSSKQVTLTVQVRPLPANVTDFLLKNGDSIKRLYAERRSADEEQEGDAEAKVVADTTVTASTTLSAEELKQQLRQQLEAGKGREIWKNRIDQIAAFGPRRTGPNLLIDATKDGVLDLVFGTKTIDTTAPRAGESLHPCHLADKITYAFQLATAQGPLCHEPMQGVAIFVEEVALHLSEDDSSARDKLGRLTGEVIKSMQSSVRAGFLDWSPRLMLAMYTVEIQASTEVLGRVYDVLTRRRGRVVAEIMKEGTPFFTIQALLPVAESFGFADEMRKRTSGAAQPQLIFAGFEILDEDPFWVPFTEDDLEDLGELADRENVAKRYMDGVRRKKGLLIEGRHVATDAEKQKTLKR is encoded by the exons ATGCCTGTCGTCAACCCCGAGAAGCTGGCAAGCCTCCAGAGGCAGTCCGACGACATACGAAAT ATTTGCATCCTCGCTCATGTCGACCATGGCAAAACGTCGCTTAccgacgccctgctcgccacCAATGGCATCATCTCGCCCAAGCTGGCCGGCAAGATTCGCTACCTGGACTCGCGCCCCGATGAGCAGACCCGGGGCATCACCATGGAGTCCTCAGCCATCTCGCTTTACTTTTCCATGCTTCGCAGATCCACCCCAGACGCCACTCCGGAACCCAAGGAGTACCTCATCAATCTCATCGACTCGCCCGGCCACATCGACTTTAGCAGCGAGGTCTCCACCGCCTCAAGGCTGTGTGACGGCGCAGTCGTGCTTGTCGATGCTGTAGAAGGCGTCTGCAGCCAGACGGTCACCGTGCTGCGGCAGACGTGGACAGAGAAGCTGAAGCCCCTCCTGGTCATCAACAAGATCGACCGCCTCGTCACCGAGCTCAAGATGACGCCTTCCGAGGCCTACGTGCACCTCAacaagctcctcgagcaggttAACGCCGTCCTCGGTAGCTTCTTCCAGGGCGAGCGAATGGAGGAGGACCTCAATTGGAGAGAGCGGATGGAGGAGcgcgtctccgccgccgccgccgccgccgccgccaaggcaTCCGCCGATGACCTAGTCGACGATGCTGGTGAGCTGCAGttcgaggagcgcgacgacgaggacattTACTTTGCGCCCGAGCGGAATAACGTCATCTTCAGcagcgccatcgacggctgGGCCTTTACGTGCCGCCAGTTTGCGAGTCTGtacgagaagaagctcggcATCAAGCGAGGCACCATGGAAAAGGTTCTATGGGGCAGTTTCTACCTCGATCCTAAGACGAAAAAAGTACTGGGTCCCAAACATCTCAAGGGCCGCAACCTCAAGCCCATGTTCGTGCAGCTGGTTCTCGAGCCCGTATGGACCGTATACCAAGCGACGTGCGGAGGCGACAACGGCAAAGGCGATCCCGCACTGCTGGAAAAGGTGACAAAGTCTTTGGGCCTCACCATCCCGCCACACATCATCAGGGCCCGGGACCCGCGCCTGCTTCTGACCACCGTCTTCGCGTCTTGGCTCCCACTGTCAACGGCGCTTTTGGTTTCCGTCATCGAGTCCCTGCCGTCCCCGCCTGCCGCACAGGCCGAGCGGCTGCCAGAGATGCTAGACAACTCTCCAGGTTCCGAAGCCATTGACCCGACCATTAAGGAGGCCATGGTCTCCTTCAAGCACGGCACGTCAGACCCTGTGGTGGCATACGTGAGCAAGATGGTATCTATCCCGGAGAGCGAGCTTCCCGAGAACAGGAGAAAGACTACTGGACAGatgacgggcgaggaggcgcgagaGCTGGCGAGGCAGAAGCGCGCagaggccgcgcgcgcccaggccTCCCGGGAGGCGAATGAGGTTGGCAGCCTCACCGACGCCCTGGGGTCTGCCAGCATTGGAGACACTACGCAGGAGACGGAAGAGAAAAAGGTCGACCCGGAACACCTCATCGGCTTTGCCAGAACCTACTCGGGGACCCTGACGGTCGGAGACACGCTCTACGTTATCCCACCCAAATGGTCGCCGGCAGATCCCACCGCCGACCCGAAGCCACAAGAGATTAAAGTCACGGCGTTATACATGCTCATGGGGCGGAACCTGGAGGCTCTCGAGTCCGTTCCGGCCGGAGTTGTGTTTGGCATCGGCGGCTTGGAGGGTAAGATTCTCAAGTCAGGCACCCTATGCAGCCGAATTAACGGTGCCGTGAACCTGGCGGGCGTCAGCATGCTTGGCCAGCCCATCGTGCGGGTGGCACTTGAACCCGTTAACCCAGCGGATCTGGACAAGATGATCCATGGTCTGCACCTTCTGGTTCAGAGCGATCCCTGTGCCGAGTACGAGCAGTTTTCCAGCGGCGAGCACGTCCTCCTGACGGCTGGCGAGCTTCACCTCGAGCGGTGTCTGCTCGACCTCAAGGAGCGCTTCGCCCATTGCGATAtccaggccggcgcgccaATTGTGCCCTATCGGGAGACGATTGTGCGCGCGGAGGAAATGCGGCCGCCGGTGAACAAGGACCTGGGACGCGGCGTGGTGGTAGGCACGACGAGCTCAAAGCAGGTCACCCTGACGGTTCAGGTCCGGCCGCTACCTGCCAACGTGACCGACTTTCTCCTCAAGAATGGCGACTCGATCAAGCGGCTGTACGCCGAGAGGCGCTCCGCAGATGAGGAGCAGGAGGGAGACGCCGAAGCgaaggtggtggcggacaCGACAGTGACAGCCAGCACCACCCTGTCGGCCGAAGAGTtgaagcagcagctgcggcaaCAGCTGGAGGCTGGCAAGGGACGGGAAATTTGGAAGAACCGGATTGATCAGATTGCCGCGTTCGGCCCCCGGCGAACAGGCCCCAACCTGCTCATCGACGCGACCAAGGACGGCGTGCTTGACCTCGTGTTTGGCACTAAGACGATCGACACAACGGCTCCGCGGGCGGGAGAATCATTGCACCCCTGCCACCTAGCCGACAAGATCACCTACGCCTTCCAGCTGGCTACGGCGCAAGGGCCGCTCTGCCACGAGCCCATGCAAGGAGTTGCTATTTTCGTCGAGGAAGTCGCGCTGCACCTGTCCGAGGACGACTCGTCTGCGCGCGACAAGCTGGGCCGACTCACGGGCGAGGTCATCAAATCTATGCAATCGTCTGTGCGCGCGGGATTCCTGGACTGGTCGCCGCGGCTGATGCTGGCCATGTACACGGTGGAGATCCAGGCGTCGACCGAGGTGCTGGGGCGTGTATACGACGTGCTcacgcggcgacgggggcgggtAGTGGCGGAGATCATGAAGGAGGGGACGCCCTTCTTCACGatccaggcgctgctgcccgtggcCGAGAGCTTCGGGTTCGCAGACGAGATGCGCAAGcggacgagcggcgccgcgcagccgcagctcatCTTTGCGGGCTTCGAGATTCTGGACGAGGATCCCTTCTGGGTGCCCTtcaccgaggacgacctcgaggacctaggcgagctggcggaccGCGAAAATGTGGCCAAGCGCTACATGGACGGCGTGCGGCGCAAGAAGGGCCTTCTCATCGAGGGACGACACGTGGCGACGGATGCGGAGAAGCAGAAGACGCTGAAGCGGTAG
- a CDS encoding uncharacterized protein (EggNog:ENOG503P0KW~TransMembrane:6 (n11-24c32/33o48-65i99-125o137-157i185-204o216-240i261-281o)), which produces MSAAPGFAAEAFALLGLGLAGTALRVGARVWAATDCRRWNSLLVDDWLAVMASTLYIADTCLAYVSQSAARGLTNSFMSEHGTPEASGERDARILGSKLYLASWVTYSLVTWTLKAAVCTLFLRLANNHHRGYRTPVFIGLGVLGSTFLAATLSLLLSCRPLPRMWQADEPSAPEPACRPASSPVVVGTYASFGIAAYVYLAALPVPMLAKSVLPAWQRALTTTLVVCGLVAAAAAALRAEAVSSQHDARLSRQWALREEFIALLTVNLACIVPTVIQHVVVPLNHHQQRQNTHRQWALQSHLAGKVASREACTDDESQTTCIGTVYVIDVSEKVETEVEEVAALEESEPQIQRRVEVCVVAEQDGPEATSGNYTGVWTGSKGRVLQTRSKFFGDHIHQRAYVRM; this is translated from the exons ATGAGCGCGGCCCCGGGCTTCGCCGCGGAAGCCTTCGCCCTGCTGGGCTTGGGCCTGGCAGGCACGGCGCTGCGGGTTGGGGCCCGCGTCTGGGCTGCTACTGACTGCCGGAGATGGAATTCCCTACTAGTCGACGACTGGCTGGCGGTGATGGCTTCG ACGCTATATATCGCCGACACATGTCTCGCATATGTAAGCCAGAGCGCGGCGCGTGGCCTGACCAACAGCTTCATGTCTGAGCATGGCACCCCGGAAGCGTCTGGTGAGAGGGATGCTAG GATCCTGGGGTCCAAACTTTACTTGGCCAGCTGGGTTACTTACTCTCTCGTCACATGGACtctcaaggccgccgtgtGCACCCTCTtcctgcgcctcgccaaCAACCACCATCGCGGATACCGCACccccgtcttcatcggcctcggcgtcctgggAAGCACATttctcgccgccacgctgaGCCTCTTGCTCAGCTGCCGGCCGCTTCCGCGCATGtggcaggccgacgagccgtcTGCCCCGGAGCCCGCatgccggccagccagctcgccggtggtggtggggacTTACGCGAgcttcggcatcgccgcgtACGTGTACCTGGCAGCCCTGCCGGTGCCCATGCTGGCCAAGTCGGTGCTCCCAGCATGGCAGCGGGCGCTGACAACGACACTCGTGGTCTgtgggctggtggcggcggcggcggcggctttgcGTGCCGAGGCAGTCTCT TCTCAACACGACGCGCGGCTTTCGCGGCAGTGGGCGCTGCGAGAGGAATTCATTGCACTGCTGACCGTCAACCTCGCCTGCATTGTCCCGACAGTAATCCAACACGTCGTCGTACCCCTGAatcaccaccaacagcgGCAGAACACGCACAGGCAGTGGGCGCTGCAGAGCCATCTTGCCGGCAAAGTCGCCTCCCGGGAGGCCTGCACCGACGATGAGAGTCAGACAACCTGTATCGGCACAGTCTACGTCATCGATGTGAGCGAAAAGGTCGAGACAGAGGTCGAGgaagtcgccgccctggaggAGAGCGAGCCCCAGATACAGCGGCGGGTCGAGGTGTGTGTCGTGGCGGAGCAGGACGGGCCCGAGGCCACGAGCGGCAACTACACGGGCGTCTGGACTGGATCCAAAGGCAGGGTACTGCAAACGAGGAGCAAGTTCTTTGGAGACCATATCCACCAAAGGGCATATGTGCGCATGTAA
- a CDS encoding uncharacterized protein (EggNog:ENOG503P0KW~TransMembrane:5 (i22-48o60-80i108-127o139-163i184-204o)) has protein sequence MSEHGTPEASGERDARILGSKLYLASWVTYSLVTWTLKAAVCTLFLRLANNHHRGYRTPVFIGLGVLGSTFLAATLSLLLSCRPLPRMWQADEPSAPEPACRPASSPVVVGTYASFGIAAYVYLAALPVPMLAKSVLPAWQRALTTTLVVCGLVAAAAAALRAEAVSSQHDARLSRQWALREEFIALLTVNLACIVPTVIQHVVVPLNHHQQRQNTHRQWALQSHLAGKVASREACTDDESQTTCIGTVYVIDVSEKVETEVEEVAALEESEPQIQRRVEVCVVAEQDGPEATSGNYTGVWTGSKGRVLQTRSKFFGDHIHQRAYVRM, from the exons ATGTCTGAGCATGGCACCCCGGAAGCGTCTGGTGAGAGGGATGCTAG GATCCTGGGGTCCAAACTTTACTTGGCCAGCTGGGTTACTTACTCTCTCGTCACATGGACtctcaaggccgccgtgtGCACCCTCTtcctgcgcctcgccaaCAACCACCATCGCGGATACCGCACccccgtcttcatcggcctcggcgtcctgggAAGCACATttctcgccgccacgctgaGCCTCTTGCTCAGCTGCCGGCCGCTTCCGCGCATGtggcaggccgacgagccgtcTGCCCCGGAGCCCGCatgccggccagccagctcgccggtggtggtggggacTTACGCGAgcttcggcatcgccgcgtACGTGTACCTGGCAGCCCTGCCGGTGCCCATGCTGGCCAAGTCGGTGCTCCCAGCATGGCAGCGGGCGCTGACAACGACACTCGTGGTCTgtgggctggtggcggcggcggcggcggctttgcGTGCCGAGGCAGTCTCT TCTCAACACGACGCGCGGCTTTCGCGGCAGTGGGCGCTGCGAGAGGAATTCATTGCACTGCTGACCGTCAACCTCGCCTGCATTGTCCCGACAGTAATCCAACACGTCGTCGTACCCCTGAatcaccaccaacagcgGCAGAACACGCACAGGCAGTGGGCGCTGCAGAGCCATCTTGCCGGCAAAGTCGCCTCCCGGGAGGCCTGCACCGACGATGAGAGTCAGACAACCTGTATCGGCACAGTCTACGTCATCGATGTGAGCGAAAAGGTCGAGACAGAGGTCGAGgaagtcgccgccctggaggAGAGCGAGCCCCAGATACAGCGGCGGGTCGAGGTGTGTGTCGTGGCGGAGCAGGACGGGCCCGAGGCCACGAGCGGCAACTACACGGGCGTCTGGACTGGATCCAAAGGCAGGGTACTGCAAACGAGGAGCAAGTTCTTTGGAGACCATATCCACCAAAGGGCATATGTGCGCATGTAA
- a CDS encoding uncharacterized protein (TransMembrane:2 (i365-388o408-430i)~EggNog:ENOG503P3BZ), translated as MSWSREDDYAAFKAAASSYNSPPTRPWSLLVWDVTNAHPEGNWRVEPSPDCLRNEAKLRIVFSPLHGGRRDWVADFVELFRILNVPSDFTTERTQSICHSFAARTDRHGTCSWFHFLFKNITVRHEPGKLPEVDLRIPGRWQQGAANLPQADYSWLVASFFMRVHTHGGVTLACFGAPPRVRRRFVEFVDGGGWGDVQSNPYVLFDVLLEGLYAEVDEMVWNMNTIFGPLEHSILELAHTKDYEQLNSRLSFAALHNCAKHIIYLGEGLDAALFLLDSVLAHAGDFSRGETTKGLPPDAGRARAELVTRQVKERLGYRRSLFRSTQLRHSSLHKRIDNSIALAFNVVTQKDSMVVTRDSSVMKMIAAITMVFLPTTGVATVVGSQLLVSEWQKDSQSWSVMATPLFWLTWWITIPLTVCVLAVAFVWQWWSHSERAQVQTRRILKKPADFFAARKKTASTG; from the exons ATGTCGTGGTCACGAGAAGACGACTACGCGGCCTTCAaggcggcagccagctcgTACAACTCGCCTCCCACGCGACCATGGTCGTTGCTCGTTTGGGATGTCACGAATG CACATCCCGAAGGCAACTGGCGTGTGGAACCCAGTCCAGACTGCCTCCGCAACGAAGCCAAGCTTCGCATAGT CTTCTCGCCCCTGCACGGTGGCCGGCGGGATTGGGTTGCTGATTTCGTAGAGCTCTTTCGCATTCTCAACGTCCCCAGTGACTTCACCACGGAGCGCACTCAGTCCATATGCCACAGCTTTGCCGCGCGCACGGATCGCCATGGCACCTGTTCGTGGTTCCATTTCCTCTTCAAAAACATCACCGTCAGGCACGAGCCCGGCAAGCTGCCCGAGGTTGACCTACGAATCCCGGGTCGCTGGCAGCAGGGGGCCGCGAACCTACCCCAGGCAGACTACAGCTGGCTCGTCGCCAGCTTCTTTATGCGCGTCCACACGCACGGAGGGGTGACCCTCGCCTGTTTTGGTGCCCCGCCGCGGGTGCGCAGGCGGTTCGTGGAgtttgtcgacggcgggggctgGGGTGACGTGCAGTCGAACCCATACGTGCTCTTTGATGTCCTCCTAGAGGGGCTCTACGCCGAAGTGGACGAGATGGTGTGGAACATGAATACCATCTTCGGGCCCCTCGAACAT TCTAttctcgagctcgcgcaTACTAAAGACTATGAACAGCTTAACTCGCGTCTTTCCTTTGCCGCTCTTCACAACTGTGCCAAGCACATTATATACTtgggcgagggcctcgatgccgccctgTTCCTCCTAGACTCCGTTCTAGCGCATGCGGGTGATTTCAGCAGAGGCGAAACCACGAAGGGCCTGCCACCTGACGCCGGAAGGGCACGCGCCGAACTCGTCACCCGACAGGTCAAGGAGCGGCTAGGTTACCGGAGGTCCCTCTTCCGGTCGACGCAGCTTCGACACTCCAGCCTCCACAAGCGCATCGACAACAGCATTGCGCTGGCCTTTAACGTGGTCACACAAAAGGACtcgatggtggtgacgcgCGACTCGAGCGTCATGAAGATGAttgccgccatcaccatggTGTTCCTGCCCACGACAGGGGTTGCCACCGTTGTGGGATCGCAGCTGCTGGTCTCGGAGTGGCAAAAGGACAGCCAGTCGTGGAGCGTCATGGCCACGCCGCTCTTCTGGCTGACGTGGTGGATCACTATCCCCTTGACCGTGTgcgtgctcgccgtggcATTTGTGTGGCAGTGGTGGTCTCacagcgagcgagcgcaaGTCCAGACGCGCAGGATCCTGAAGAAGCCAGCCGACTTCTTTGCCGCAAGGAAAAAGACTGCGTCGACAGGATAG
- a CDS encoding uncharacterized protein (EggNog:ENOG503PEST): MSAFAGVQGYETLSSAQQRERGFATGVDHGLASKPSAPPSHLSRVLYIPPLHNSQFHALVQDVSADYKHVISHSPLGESDIIGDAVMGSRLFMTRLGTMKKPATTMSDAESQYAIDAKVELTQALIKLEKVNPEDASRNVTICLPNATDDFKLTDDENLDVQVSFPIPDTTSSAGTARNPFFTFSSRDGSKKLQWQINPAESGPLRYTLIELDHITMQEHEDSKPEHVRAVYHHIGQSPSLSMCSGEGVLLLQPVYSKGHVTEEEILASLLGLLWRVRGMEIKPVAYDVCEGNKKSLLRRMLKG, encoded by the exons ATGTCGGCTTTTGCAGGGGTGCAGGGCTATGAGACGCTCAGTTCGGCGCAGCAACGAGAACGTGGCTTTGCTACAGGCGTCGACCATGGCCTTGCGTCGAAACCATCCGCACCACCATCTCACCTGTCCCGAGTGTTATACATTCCTCCCCTGCACAATTCGCAATTCCACGCTCTCGTTCAAGACGTGAGCGCCGATTATAAGCATGTCATTAGTCATTCACCACTGGGCGAGAGCGATATAATTGGCGATGCTGTCATGGGAAGCCGGCTTTTTATGACGCGACTGGGCACTATGAAAAAGCCCGCGACGACCATGTCCGACGCCGAATCTCAGTatgccatcgacgccaaAGTCGAATTGACCCAGGCTTTGATAAAGCTGGAAAAGGTCAATCCTGAAGATGCGAGCCGGAACGTGACGAT CTGTTTGCCAAACGCGACCGACGATTTCAAGTTGACGGATGACGAGAATCTTGACGTTCAGGTCTCGTTTCCCATCCCGGACACAACGTCTAGCGCCGGGACTGCTCGTAATCCTTTCTTTACGTTCTCGTCTCGTGACGGCTCTAAGAAATTGCAATGGCAAATTAACCCGGCGGAGAGCGGTCCACTGCGATATACCTTGATCGAACTGGACCACATAACAATGCAAGAGCACGAGGACTCAAAGCCGGAGCATGTCAGGGCGGTGTACCATCACATTGGACAAAGCCCTTCCTTGTCCATGTGCAGCGGTGAGGGTGTTCTGCTGCTACAACCAGTGTATTCAAAAGGGCATGTGACTGAGGAGGAGATTCTCGCTAGCCTGCTTGGCTTGTTATGGAGGGTACGGGGAATGGAAATCAAGCCCGTTGCCTACGACGTGTGCGAGGGTAACAAGAAATCGCTGCTCCGTCGTATGCTGAAAGGTTAA
- the RRI1 gene encoding COP9 signalosome catalytic subunit rri1 (MEROPS:MER0022069~COG:O~COG:T~BUSCO:EOG09263RDD~EggNog:ENOG503NUK7): MEKSALKAWELDNNVKLVDPKRDALYNYDVGAQKAADAAKPWARDPNYFKHVRISAVALIKMTMHARSGGDLEIMGLMQGYVTDETFIVTDAFRLPVEGTETRVNAQSDANEYMAQYLELCRAQGRQENVVGWYHSHPGYGCWLSGIDVETEAMQQQFTDPFLAVVIDPHRTINAGKVDIGAFRTYPKDYKPASSDAGGDGAGTVPLAKAAEFGAHANRYYSLEVSHFKSTLDAHLLELMWHKYWVQTLSQSPLLTNRDFGSNQMLDLSFKIKETTAALTRSRGSQSSLLHAFTGGAATTSAKAADKALDKLTQDSSLIAAKEKAGLVAGEVKANIFNDLVSRSS, translated from the exons atGGAGAAGTCCGCGCTCAAGGCATGGG AACTCGACAACAAcgtcaagctcgtcgaccccaAGCGCGATGCCCTGTACAACTACGACGTCGGGGCGCaaaaggccgccgacgccgccaagccGTGGGCAAGAGACCCAAACTACTTCAAGCACGTCCGCatcagcgccgtcgccctcatcaAGATGACCATGCACGCCCGAtccggcggcgacctcgagaTCATGGGCCTCATGCAGGGCTACGTGACAGACGAAAccttcatcgtcaccgaCGCTTTCCGCCTGCCTGTTGAGGGCACCGAGACGCGCGTCAACGCCCAGAGCGACGCCAACGAATACATGGCCCAGTACCTGGAGCTGTGCCgcgcccaaggccgccaGGAAAACGTCGTGGGCTGGTACCACAGCCATCCCGGCTACGGCTGCTGGCTAagcggcatcgacgtcgaaaCCGAggccatgcagcagcagttcACCGaccccttcctcgccgtcgtcatcgacccACATCGCACCATCAacgccggcaaggtcgacATCGGCGCCTTCCGCACCTATCCCAAGGACTACAAGCCCGCCTCATcggatgccggcggcgacggtgctggcACTGTGCccttggccaaggcggccgagttTGGCGCCCACGCCAACCGCTACTACAGCCTCGAGGTTTCGCACTTCAAGAGcacgctcgacgcccaccTGCTCGAGCTCATGTGGCACAAGTACTGGGTGCAGACGCTGAGCCAGAGCCCGCTTCTCACCAACCGCGATTTCGGGAGCAACCAGATGCTCGACCTGAGCttcaagatcaaggagaCGACTGCAGCCTTGACGCGATCTCGTGGCTCCCAGAGTTCCCTGCTGCATGCCTTCACCGGCggtgccgccaccaccagcgccaaggccgccgacaaggcgcTCGACAAGCTGACGCAGGATAGCAGCCTGATTGCCGCCAAGGAGAAGGCGGGCCTGGTtgccggcgaggtcaaggccaacATATTCAATGATTTGGTATCACGGTCGTCCTAG